From Neobacillus sp. PS2-9, the proteins below share one genomic window:
- a CDS encoding long-chain fatty acid--CoA ligase: protein MIQTPLTMTQMMERAEKYFPKKQVVSRTATGIHRLTYKQIAERTRRLADSLTKLGVERGDRVGTLAWNHHRHLEAYFAIPCMGAVLHTINIRLSPQHISYIINHAEDKVLLVDSDILPLLEKCAPDIKNIKAFIIMTDEEELPETSLSPVYHYEKLLAEANPEFHYPNDIDENDAAGMCYTSATTGNPKGVVYSHRGIVLHSMALGLADSAAISEKDIALPVVPMFHANAWGMPFAAVWFGTSLVLPGPYFTPKLLAELIEQERVTITAGVPTIWLGLLKELDEGTYDMSSLRGILCGGSAAPKGMIKAFEQRHKVPFMHAYGMTETSPLVVISTLKSYQEELEPEERLELRAKQGTLVPGLEIKIVGKDGEVAWDGKEMGELCIRGPWIASEYYRDERTEDAFRDGWLHTGDVVTIDEEGFVKIVDRTKDLIKSGGEWISSVDLENALMAHEAVFEAAVVAVPHEQWQERPIACVVLKDAYKSKVVKEDLFDFLRPQFAKWWIPDDILFLEEIPKTSVGKFLKMTLREQVQKEVLRKS from the coding sequence ATGATTCAAACACCTTTAACGATGACGCAAATGATGGAAAGAGCAGAAAAGTATTTTCCAAAGAAACAAGTAGTTTCAAGGACGGCAACAGGAATCCACAGACTTACCTATAAGCAAATAGCAGAACGAACGAGACGTCTTGCAGACAGCCTCACAAAATTAGGAGTAGAAAGAGGAGACCGAGTAGGAACCTTAGCGTGGAATCATCACCGCCACTTAGAAGCCTACTTTGCTATTCCATGTATGGGTGCTGTCCTCCATACCATCAACATTAGACTATCCCCTCAGCATATTTCCTACATTATTAATCACGCTGAAGACAAAGTTCTCCTAGTTGATTCAGACATTCTGCCATTACTTGAAAAATGTGCTCCTGATATTAAGAATATAAAAGCCTTTATCATTATGACGGATGAAGAGGAGCTTCCTGAAACATCACTATCCCCAGTCTATCATTATGAAAAGCTATTAGCTGAAGCGAATCCAGAATTTCATTACCCGAATGATATAGACGAAAATGATGCTGCTGGTATGTGCTATACATCTGCCACTACAGGGAATCCAAAGGGTGTCGTTTATTCCCACAGAGGAATTGTTCTCCACAGTATGGCATTGGGCCTAGCGGATAGTGCTGCAATAAGTGAAAAGGATATTGCCCTTCCAGTAGTACCTATGTTTCATGCCAATGCATGGGGAATGCCTTTTGCGGCCGTGTGGTTTGGGACATCCTTAGTGTTGCCGGGACCATACTTTACTCCAAAACTACTTGCTGAGTTAATTGAGCAGGAAAGAGTAACTATAACAGCAGGTGTTCCAACCATTTGGCTCGGATTATTAAAAGAGCTAGATGAAGGGACCTATGATATGAGTAGTTTACGAGGAATTCTGTGTGGAGGCTCTGCTGCACCGAAAGGAATGATTAAGGCATTTGAACAACGGCATAAGGTACCATTTATGCATGCCTATGGGATGACAGAAACGAGTCCCCTAGTTGTCATTTCCACATTAAAAAGCTACCAAGAAGAACTTGAACCAGAGGAAAGATTAGAGTTAAGAGCTAAGCAGGGGACGCTTGTACCTGGATTAGAGATCAAAATCGTTGGTAAGGATGGAGAAGTTGCCTGGGATGGGAAAGAAATGGGTGAACTGTGTATTAGAGGCCCGTGGATTGCCTCTGAATATTATAGGGATGAACGAACAGAAGATGCCTTCCGTGACGGTTGGCTTCATACAGGTGATGTGGTCACGATCGATGAAGAAGGTTTTGTGAAAATTGTTGACCGAACGAAGGACTTAATTAAAAGTGGGGGAGAATGGATTTCCTCGGTCGACTTAGAAAATGCATTGATGGCCCATGAAGCAGTATTTGAAGCAGCGGTTGTGGCCGTGCCACATGAGCAGTGGCAGGAAAGACCGATCGCATGTGTAGTATTAAAAGACGCATACAAGAGCAAAGTGGTGAAAGAAGACTTATTTGACTTTTTGAGGCCGCAATTTGCAAAATGGTGGATTCCTGATGACATTCTTTTCCTGGAAGAAATTCCGAAAACTTCGGTTGGTAAATTTCTAAAGATGACATTGCGCGAACAAGTTCAAAAAGAAGTACTCAGAAAAAGCTAA
- a CDS encoding coproporphyrinogen III oxidase: MRISIIGLEDERFNRPLQLIANLFFEESQIIKAINEEADICIEFKMNVQETISVSAELKDQAEKVVVAEYEKEWSPTNSEKENFKQIKNAVAQIYLSVLQGFTGIIQKWGILTGVRPTKLLHRKVQEGIPLKDAHQQLKDDYLISDEKIELMQHIVDRQLTVVPDLYSLQKEVSIYIGIPFCPTKCAYCTFPAYAINGRQGSVDSFLGGLHYEMKRIGAWLKEKGVRITTVYYGGGTPTSITAEEMDMLYEEMYMSFPDVENIREITVEAGRPDTITPEKLEVLKKWNIDRISINPQSYTQETLKAIGRHHTVTETINKYHLAREMGMNNINMDLIIGLPGEGIPEFTHSLFETEKLMPESLTVHTLSFKRASEMTKNKQKYKVADREEVEKMMGLAQDWTTAHGYVPYYLYRQKNILGNLENVGYSLPNQESIYKIMIMEEQQTIIGLGCGAASKFIDPLSGKITHFANPKDPKTYNDSFEKYTEDKINILEELFTEKGSPA, from the coding sequence TTGCGAATTTCTATAATAGGGTTAGAGGATGAAAGATTTAATCGTCCGCTTCAGTTGATTGCTAATTTGTTCTTTGAAGAATCGCAGATTATAAAAGCAATAAATGAGGAAGCGGATATATGTATAGAGTTTAAGATGAATGTTCAGGAAACTATTTCTGTTTCTGCTGAGTTAAAGGACCAGGCGGAAAAAGTAGTAGTTGCTGAATATGAAAAAGAGTGGTCCCCCACAAATTCCGAAAAGGAAAACTTTAAGCAAATAAAAAATGCGGTTGCCCAAATCTATTTATCCGTTTTGCAAGGATTTACTGGTATTATCCAAAAGTGGGGTATCTTAACAGGAGTAAGACCAACAAAATTACTTCATAGAAAAGTTCAAGAAGGGATTCCATTAAAGGATGCTCATCAGCAATTAAAGGATGATTACTTAATATCTGATGAGAAAATTGAACTAATGCAGCATATTGTCGACCGTCAGCTTACTGTCGTTCCCGATCTCTACTCGCTTCAAAAAGAAGTCAGTATTTATATTGGCATTCCATTTTGTCCGACGAAATGTGCATACTGCACTTTTCCTGCCTATGCAATCAATGGACGTCAAGGATCTGTGGATTCCTTTCTTGGTGGACTTCATTACGAAATGAAGAGAATTGGAGCATGGTTAAAAGAAAAAGGTGTTCGTATCACCACTGTATATTATGGGGGAGGTACCCCAACGAGTATTACTGCTGAAGAGATGGATATGCTATATGAAGAAATGTATATGTCTTTTCCTGATGTAGAAAACATTCGTGAAATTACGGTTGAAGCGGGACGTCCGGATACCATTACTCCTGAAAAATTAGAAGTCCTTAAGAAGTGGAATATTGACCGGATTAGTATCAATCCGCAGTCATATACGCAGGAGACGTTGAAAGCCATTGGCAGACATCATACGGTAACCGAAACGATTAATAAATATCACTTAGCTCGTGAAATGGGCATGAACAATATTAATATGGATTTAATTATTGGTCTCCCTGGTGAAGGGATTCCTGAATTTACTCACTCTTTGTTCGAGACAGAGAAGTTAATGCCTGAATCACTGACTGTTCATACACTTTCATTCAAGCGGGCATCAGAAATGACCAAGAATAAACAAAAGTATAAGGTAGCAGATCGTGAAGAGGTTGAAAAGATGATGGGGCTAGCCCAGGATTGGACCACAGCTCATGGGTATGTGCCATACTACTTATACCGACAAAAGAACATCCTTGGTAATCTAGAGAATGTTGGCTATTCTCTCCCAAATCAAGAAAGTATCTATAAAATTATGATTATGGAGGAACAGCAAACAATCATCGGGCTCGGCTGTGGGGCAGCGAGTAAATTTATTGACCCGTTAAGCGGGAAAATTACTCACTTTGCTAACCCTAAAGATCCTAAAACTTATAACGATAGCTTTGAAAAATATACTGAGGATAAAATCAACATCCTAGAAGAGCTATTCACCGAAAAAGGTTCTCCTGCTTAA
- a CDS encoding Cof-type HAD-IIB family hydrolase, producing MIYRLLALNIDGTLLQTNGKIHKSTKEAIEYVQQKGIYVTLVTSRSFPSAKKVAKALKIKSPLITHQGAFIANSAEKPVYVQRINEDITYDTIRFLEALPCQIRLVHEQFSLANKFKLNNQLLAKTIFTSGDPMFYSQQFVSSLSEYLHDQPVTPPKIEVYFESKNDLLDAKTALGKMFNEIDIIELDSLRLDIVPAGISKLDGLTYLGSQLGIRLGEMVYIGDGTDDIPLIEAVGLGVSMWNADFDVKKASDWVTRSENENGVAYMVKEHFRKQQPIEFLRKMKIIKN from the coding sequence ATGATTTATCGCTTACTTGCGTTAAATATTGATGGTACGCTTCTTCAAACGAATGGAAAAATTCATAAATCAACAAAAGAAGCTATTGAGTATGTACAACAAAAAGGCATTTATGTCACGCTTGTCACTTCACGTAGTTTTCCTTCAGCAAAAAAGGTAGCCAAAGCGTTAAAAATAAAATCACCACTTATTACACATCAAGGTGCTTTCATTGCAAACTCCGCCGAAAAACCAGTATACGTACAAAGAATTAATGAGGATATTACCTATGATACGATCCGCTTTTTAGAGGCATTACCATGCCAAATTCGTTTGGTTCATGAACAATTTTCTTTAGCCAATAAATTTAAACTAAACAATCAACTGTTAGCAAAAACGATATTCACTTCAGGTGATCCCATGTTTTATTCGCAGCAGTTTGTCTCATCTCTAAGTGAGTACTTACATGACCAGCCAGTTACACCGCCAAAAATAGAGGTATATTTTGAAAGCAAGAATGATCTCCTTGATGCGAAGACGGCATTGGGTAAAATGTTTAATGAAATTGATATCATTGAACTAGATTCACTGCGTTTAGACATCGTTCCAGCAGGTATCTCCAAGCTAGACGGATTAACCTACCTAGGAAGTCAATTAGGAATTCGTTTAGGTGAAATGGTTTATATTGGCGATGGAACCGATGATATTCCATTGATTGAGGCGGTTGGCCTTGGGGTTTCCATGTGGAATGCCGATTTCGATGTAAAAAAAGCTTCGGATTGGGTAACGAGGTCGGAAAATGAAAATGGTGTAGCTTATATGGTAAAAGAACATTTTCGAAAGCAACAGCCAATTGAGTTTTTAAGAAAAATGAAGATTATAAAAAACTAA
- a CDS encoding YlbF family regulator, protein MAVNLHDTAYALETAIRQSAEYTQLQEAYKVVNADPQAKQMFDQFRQIQMNLSQKQMMGQDISEQEVQQAQSTVGLVQQNPKIANLMQAEQRMSMIIGELNQIIMKPLEDLYGKM, encoded by the coding sequence GTGGCAGTGAATTTACATGATACCGCTTATGCTTTAGAAACAGCGATCCGCCAAAGTGCTGAGTATACCCAATTACAAGAGGCGTATAAAGTAGTTAACGCAGATCCCCAAGCAAAGCAAATGTTTGATCAATTCCGTCAAATTCAAATGAACTTATCCCAAAAGCAGATGATGGGCCAAGATATTTCTGAGCAAGAGGTTCAACAGGCACAGTCCACAGTTGGACTCGTTCAGCAGAATCCTAAAATTGCCAATCTGATGCAGGCGGAACAACGGATGAGTATGATTATTGGTGAACTAAATCAAATCATTATGAAACCATTAGAGGATTTATACGGAAAAATGTAA
- a CDS encoding YheC/YheD family protein, with translation MSVPLIPITMIPTKIDNENKYLLQMSDSLVAQLQLNKGQRLKVTIGQKTITMYVQQFAGAVNELFLSESTLEEFHLPIKKFTLQAMYQPDNQELTLGPIIGLLTNFPSTNTSDIHFRSIHAFCEELHQEVTERGGFFYVFTYDQPMGQGYYFENEKWTLAKLPLPNVIYNRIHSRRLEKQKSYLYFRQGLEQLMIPLFNDRFLSKWEIYEHVKEENQLTPFIPETKLFSKDHLKEFANKYQTIFLKPIHGSQGRNIIKIIKNTEENHYTLQTSLSVPLKNLLAQYTIDEIYQLLKPILNNRIYIIQQGIDLFTHNSCAVDFRVLCHKKLNDNWKVTSTVARIAAEHEFVSNIARGGTITRPIYALQNGMTQKKAVEAITLMKELAIETASVISRHTEGLFGELGIDIGIDQAGKPWLIEVNSKPSKNFEDGLGKIRPSAKAIIQFCTELAFDFAVVKEDFT, from the coding sequence ATGTCAGTTCCGTTAATCCCCATTACGATGATTCCAACAAAAATAGATAATGAAAACAAGTACCTTTTACAAATGTCAGATTCACTGGTTGCTCAACTACAATTAAATAAAGGGCAGCGTCTAAAAGTAACGATCGGACAAAAAACAATAACCATGTACGTGCAGCAATTCGCAGGAGCAGTGAACGAATTATTTTTATCTGAATCTACTCTCGAAGAATTTCATCTTCCAATTAAAAAATTTACATTACAAGCCATGTATCAACCGGACAATCAAGAACTGACCCTCGGACCTATCATTGGTTTATTAACCAATTTCCCTTCCACTAACACTAGTGACATTCATTTTCGTTCCATCCATGCCTTCTGTGAAGAGCTGCATCAGGAAGTAACTGAGCGTGGTGGTTTCTTTTACGTGTTTACTTATGATCAACCTATGGGCCAAGGGTATTATTTTGAAAATGAAAAATGGACCTTAGCTAAACTACCTTTACCAAATGTGATTTATAACCGTATACACTCTAGAAGACTCGAGAAACAGAAGTCCTACCTGTATTTTCGCCAAGGACTCGAACAATTGATGATTCCTTTATTTAATGACCGCTTTCTCTCCAAATGGGAAATTTACGAACATGTAAAGGAAGAAAATCAGCTTACTCCTTTTATTCCGGAGACTAAACTCTTTTCTAAAGATCATCTGAAAGAGTTCGCTAATAAATATCAGACGATATTTCTAAAGCCTATCCATGGAAGTCAAGGAAGAAACATTATTAAAATAATCAAAAATACTGAAGAAAACCACTATACACTTCAAACCTCCTTATCCGTTCCGTTAAAAAATTTGTTAGCACAATATACCATTGATGAGATTTACCAACTTTTAAAGCCCATACTTAATAATCGCATCTATATTATTCAGCAGGGCATTGACTTATTCACCCACAATTCTTGTGCAGTGGATTTTAGAGTCTTGTGCCACAAAAAGTTAAATGACAATTGGAAGGTAACTTCAACAGTTGCGCGAATTGCAGCAGAACATGAATTTGTGTCCAATATCGCAAGAGGGGGAACCATTACGAGACCTATATATGCTTTACAGAATGGGATGACTCAAAAAAAGGCGGTAGAAGCTATTACCCTTATGAAGGAATTAGCAATTGAGACTGCTTCAGTCATTAGCCGACATACTGAAGGTTTATTTGGCGAACTTGGAATTGATATAGGCATAGATCAAGCTGGTAAACCGTGGTTAATTGAAGTAAATTCTAAGCCTTCCAAGAACTTTGAGGATGGCTTAGGAAAAATTAGACCGTCTGCCAAAGCAATCATTCAATTTTGCACAGAACTTGCTTTTGACTTTGCGGTAGTGAAGGAGGATTTTACTTGA